The following DNA comes from Mesorhizobium sp. B2-1-8.
CGTTACGAGACGCGCCATTTCGAACGGTTTTGAAATCATGATGCTGTTTGGAACGCCGTGTTTACCCCAATTCTTGGCGCTTTCGCCACTGACATAGATGACCGGCATCGCAGGAACGGCGTGGCGCAAATGCCTGGCGATTTCCCATCCCAGCTTTCCACTGCCTAGACGAACGTCGGTAACCAGAGCGCAGATCCTTGGTGGGT
Coding sequences within:
- a CDS encoding response regulator encodes the protein MLVRMDIVSGLEDAGFVIVSAKNAELAIEMFDADPPRICALVTDVRLGSGKLGWEIARHLRHAVPAMPVIYVSGESAKNWGKHGVPNSIMISKPFEMARLVTELSNLLDQQSLGEHTAPADA